A region of the Candidatus Bandiella woodruffii genome:
TCTTATACCATGTCAGTAGACGATATAATGTCTAATCATGCAAATAAAACTTTAAATTTTCTTAGGGCAGATATTGAAGGTTCAGAGTGCAGAATGCTTCAAGGCGCTGTAAAGAGCATTCCCCAATTTCCGGATATTATCATTTTTATGGAATGGGAGCCAACATCTATAAAAAAACTCTCTACTGAGCAGGATATTTCTTTTTGCGTACAATTTTTAAAAAACGAGGACTTTAAACTCCTTCAACTTGATGTTAACTATGCAGATCTTGATCTGAAATTAACTAATGAAACTCTAAAATTAATAGATATCGAACATTTATTAAATAAAGGAGACAAAGGCGAGTACATTTTACTGCGAGATCTTAACGTTGTGGACTCAATTTTGTCTATTTGCAGTAATTGTAGAGATCATGATGTATTGAGTTTTGATAATAATACAAATATCCAGGATAGCTTTGGATTTTCCTCTTTCAATTTATCCCAAGAAATAACTTTTACAGAAACAGGGGATTTATAAAGAGCATAAACGAACGATTTGTAATATTGAATCTAAGTCAATGTGCATCGGCATGCTTTAGAAGCAAAGGTTAAGTCCCTTATCGCTGATGTAAAGCGGTCCATAAATTCAGGCAAGGCTAACTTCGTGAGGAGTTAGCTTGAAGGGCGATGTCAAGTTAGATAATGTCATCATGAGATTTTAAGCCAAAGAGATAAACATCTAATCTAAATTGCGGCAAGGAAAGAAGCTGAATTTTTAGCATATCTGGTTGCAATTCCCCTCCATCTTTTAAGATGAAGAAAGGTGTTTTCTACAATATGCCTTATTTTATATAAATCTTTATTGTATTTTCTCTGGGTGATTCTGTTCTTTTTAGGAGGAATAACAACTCTCATGCCCAATTCTTGGGCATGGTCAATTATGTAATTAACATCGTACCCTCTGTCGGCTAGTAAAGGCACCGTCAAGTTAAAAAAGTTGAGGTGCAAAAGGTATTGAGAGAAGAGGGAAAAAATAGTAAATTGGAGCAAAATAAAAAATAATAGAAAAACAATGGAAGAAAGAGCGAGCAGATACAGATATCCAATGGTGATAATAGGACATGCAGTTTGGTTGTACCACAGATTTAATTTGAGTTATAGAGACGTAGCAGAAGAGTTGTTATAAAGGGGTATAGAAGTAAGCCATGAAACGATAAGAGCATGGTGTATTAAATTTGGAAAAAGGTTTTTAGATATAATCAAGAAGAAGCAGAGGAAAGTAAAGGATAAATGGCATTTGGATGAGATGAGCATTAAAATTAACGGTAAATATTTTATTTTGTGGAGAGCTGTAGATGAAGATGGATATGAGATAGATGTCTTCCTACAGACCAGACGTAATAAAAAGTCTGCGATAAGGTTTTTATCAAGATTATTACAATCAAATCCAGTACCCAGAGTAATCGTGACAGATAAATTAAAAAGCTATACCAAACCTATAAAAGAAATGTGCCCTAAAACAGAGCATAGGCGCCATAAAGGATTAAATAATAGGGTTGAAAATGCACACCAACCAACACGCAGGAAAGAGAAATGCCTAATAAAATTCAAATCTCCTTCTGGGGTACAGCAAACTCTTTCTTTGATGGGAAAAATAAGGAACATATTTTCAGTAGATGTGGGCAGGTATATGTGCGCCGGGCATGAGGTAAGAGCAAAGGGTTCAAGTCCCTTATGGGCTGAGATAGAGCGGTCCATTAGCTGAGGCAAGGTTAACTTCGTGAGGAGTTGGCTGAAGGAAGCTGACGGCAAAGTAAGGCTGAAACGAACAGAAACTTGGTAGTAGGCCGTTATAACTGGGCAACCTAGCATTAACTGGAATAGCCCGCCTCTATGCGGAAGTGTATAGCGGTAAACCAAGTTCAGCCTTATGGAGGTCTTGCATCTTACCCCGGGAGGCCTTTTATCTAGCTTGAGTATAAGCTACTTTGCTAGCAATAGTAGAGGACAGGATAAAAGGAGTCAGCAGAAGGCATAGTACTTAAGAGAATCGGTACCTCTCTTGAGGAAGGCCTGAATTAGATTTGTTAGGTACTGGAATTTTAATTTTGGAGTTATATGGTAGCAAAAGATAGCAATACCATCCACGGATCAAATAGTGAAGGCAGTACTGGAGCTGTTGATCATGAGGCGCATAGAGTAACTTCAGCAATTAGAATACCCCAGGACCTTGCAAAAGATGTAATTGGGGATGTAGTTAAAACTGCAAATCTCAAAAGTGCCTTTAAAGCAGTAAAACGCAATAAAGGTGCACCTGGTATCGATAAAAGAACTATCAATGAAGTACAAGAGTCCTTAGATGAGATTATCCAAGAGCTCCAATCTTCAGTTATCAACGGTAAATATACTCCTTCCTGTGTTAGAGGAGTACAAATACCCAAGCCTAATGGTAAAACCCGTTTGCTTGGCATACCTACAGTAATTGATAGAATGGTGCAGCAAGCTATAGTTCAAGTTTTATCACCTTTGTTTGATCCACACTTTTCGGACAATAGCTATGGATTTAGACCTAAGCGTTCTGCGCAAGGCGCTATGTCCAAAGCTAAAGAATTTGTAAAGTCTGGTAAATCATGGGTGGTGGATATGGACATAGAAGCTTTCTTTGATAACGTCAATCATGACATTTTAATGTCTCTAATTGCACGCTCTATCTCTGATAAGAAGCTCTTAAAGCTGATTAGATCGTTCTTAAACGCAGGCATGATGCAAAATGGCTTAATGAGCAAGAGAGACCTAGGGACCCCACAGGGTGGACCGCTCTCCCCTCTTCTAAGCAATATCTTGCTTCATGAACTTGATAGAGAGCTTCATTTACGTAAGCACTCTTTCGTCAGATACGCTGATGATTGTAACATTTATGTTACTTCTAAGAATGCTGCACAGAGAGTACTTACATCTATAACGAAGTTTCTTAACAGTAAGCTCAAACTTAAAGTTAATCTTACTAAAAGTGCTACTAGCTCTGTTCAAGACCGTAAATTCCTTGGATTTACATTGTTAACAGATGGCTCTGCTATTATTGCTAGAGAATCTATATCTCTCTTCAAAGATAAGGTTCGCCTTATCACCAAAAGAAGTAGAGGTGTTAAATTTGATACAATAATCAGAGAGTTAAATTTAGTAAGATTAACTTTAAGTTTGAGCTTACTGTTAAGAAACTTCGTTATAGATGTAAGTACTCTCTGTGCAGCATTCTTAGAAGTAACATAAATGTTACAATCATCAGCGTATCTGACGAAAGAGTGCTTACGTAAATGAAGCTCTCTATCAAGTTCATGAAGCAAGATATTGCTTAGAAGAGGGGAGAGCGGTCCACCCTGTGGGGTCCCTAGGTCTCTCTTGCTCATTAAGCCATTTTGCATCATGCCTGCGTTTAAGAACGATCTAATCAGCTTTAAGAGCTTCTTATCAGAGATAGAGCGTGCAATTAGAGACATTAAAATGTCATGATTGACGTTATCAAAGAAAGCTTCTATGTCCATATCCACCACCCATGATTTACCAGACTTTACAAATTCTTTAGCTTTGGACATAGCGCCTTGCGCAGAACGCTTAGGTCTAAATCCATAGCTATTGTCCGAAAAGTGTGGATCAAACAAAGGTGATAAAACTTGAACTATAGCTTGCTGCACCATTCTATCAATTACTGTAGGTATGCCAAGCAAACGGGTTTTACCATTAGGCTTGGGTATTTGTACTCCTCTAACACAGGAAGGAGTATATTTACCGTTGATAACTGAAGATTGGAGCTCTTGGATAATCTCATCTAAGGACTCTTGTACTTCATTGATAGTTCTTTTATCGATACCAGGTGCACCTTTATTGCGTTTTACTGCTTTAAAGGCACTTTTGAGATTTGCAGTTTTAACTACATCCCCAATTACATCTTTTGCAAGGTCCTGGGGTATTCTAATTGCTGAAGTTACTCTATGCGCCTCATGATCAACAGCTCCAGTACTGCCTTCACTATTTGATCCGTGGAGGGAGTGTTCATAAATAGATAGAAAGAGCTAAAGCTTTGTTAAAAAATAAAACAAGGGATAATCTTAGCATTTCAGAACACTTGCTAAAGCGTTTAGTCTTGCGATTTAATCTAGCAAGCATATCCCTTAAGGAGGAATTGAAGCTCTCAACCAAACAAGTTTCAGACTTTGTCTGCAGATGTATTTGAGCAATTTTATAATGACAATAGACCTCATACCCATCTGTACACATATAACGAATTTGGTATTTTTCTCCTAGCTCACGAGCTAAATCTACGTAATTTTCTTTATCACCTGAACCTACTTTAAACGCAACAGTTTTGAATCTGTCCCTATCGACAGCAGTCCATATTCTTGTTTTATTCTCTTTTTTTTGACGTATGTATATAGCTCATCCATCTCTAATATCTCTATACGCCTCTTATCTCCCTCTATCTTTTGATTCGTCACCATCTCATCTACTACTTTCCCTGCTTGTTTGATCCAATAAAATACTGTACTTAACGGGATATTTAATATGTGAGCTATCCTCCTAATTCCGCAGTTATTTAGATACATCTTTATCACCATGCTCCTCTCTTTATTACCATATTTCCAATTCTTCCTACCATCTCCTTCTGTAAAGTTTTTATTACAACTCTTACATTTGTATCTCTGCTTTTTCCTTGCATATCCATTTTTTGATACCCCTTTCCCTTTGCAATATTTACATTCTATTTTCTCCATTTTTCCCTTTCTTTTTTTTCCTTCCCTCTCCTTATATCACATTCTTTTCTTCTTTCCTATCCCTTTTAAAACACTCCCTCCGTGGATGGTATTGCTATCTTTTGCTACCATATAACTCCAAAATTAAAATTCCAGTACCTAACAAATCTAATTCAGGCCTTCCTCAAGAGAGGTACCGATTCTCTTAAGTACTATGCCTTCTGCTGACTCCTTTTATCCTGTCCTCTACTATTGCTAGCAAAGTAGCTTATACTCAAGCTAGATAAAAGGCCTCCCGGGGTAAGATGCAAGACCTCCATAAGGCTGAACTTGGTTTACCGCTATACACTTCCGCATAGAGGCGGGCTATTCCAGTTAATGCTAGGTTGCCCAGTTATAACGGCCTACTACCAAGTTTCTGTTCGTTTCAGCCTTACTTTGCCGTCAGCTTCCTTCAGCCAACTCCTCACGAAGTTAACCTTGCCTCAGCTAATGGACCGCTCTATCTCAGCCCATAAGGGACTTGAACCCTTTG
Encoded here:
- a CDS encoding FkbM family methyltransferase, translating into MTTQISFDHPIQVYKSQYTHGLKLALVPKEGAGVEIIENGTIEPIIESIISNIVQKGFFCLDLGTNYGHLAISMAFSAGEFGEVHAYEANPLIHEYAKLSAWLNGLESHSLYFYNFAISDVSGKEILFDGGASTYVGKVLTNDDIEYYTYGAINLFTAIKSIFAYFGVISYQSYTMSVDDIMSNHANKTLNFLRADIEGSECRMLQGAVKSIPQFPDIIIFMEWEPTSIKKLSTEQDISFCVQFLKNEDFKLLQLDVNYADLDLKLTNETLKLIDIEHLLNKGDKGEYILLRDLNVVDSILSICSNCRDHDVLSFDNNTNIQDSFGFSSFNLSQEITFTETGDL
- a CDS encoding transposase, translating into MFSLFSQYLLHLNFFNLTVPLLADRGYDVNYIIDHAQELGMRVVIPPKKNRITQRKYNKDLYKIRHIVENTFLHLKRWRGIATRYAKNSASFLAAI
- a CDS encoding IS6 family transposase, with amino-acid sequence MEVSHETIRAWCIKFGKRFLDIIKKKQRKVKDKWHLDEMSIKINGKYFILWRAVDEDGYEIDVFLQTRRNKKSAIRFLSRLLQSNPVPRVIVTDKLKSYTKPIKEMCPKTEHRRHKGLNNRVENAHQPTRRKEKCLIKFKSPSGVQQTLSLMGKIRNIFSVDVGRYMCAGHEVRAKGSSPLWAEIERSIS
- the ltrA gene encoding group II intron reverse transcriptase/maturase, with the protein product MVAKDSNTIHGSNSEGSTGAVDHEAHRVTSAIRIPQDLAKDVIGDVVKTANLKSAFKAVKRNKGAPGIDKRTINEVQESLDEIIQELQSSVINGKYTPSCVRGVQIPKPNGKTRLLGIPTVIDRMVQQAIVQVLSPLFDPHFSDNSYGFRPKRSAQGAMSKAKEFVKSGKSWVVDMDIEAFFDNVNHDILMSLIARSISDKKLLKLIRSFLNAGMMQNGLMSKRDLGTPQGGPLSPLLSNILLHELDRELHLRKHSFVRYADDCNIYVTSKNAAQRVLTSITKFLNSKLKLKVNLTKSATSSVQDRKFLGFTLLTDGSAIIARESISLFKDKVRLITKRSRGVKFDTIIRELNLVRLTLSLSLLLRNFVIDVSTLCAAFLEVT
- a CDS encoding IS1 family transposase; this translates as MYIRQKKENKTRIWTAVDRDRFKTVAFKVGSGDKENYVDLARELGEKYQIRYMCTDGYEVYCHYKIAQIHLQTKSETCLVESFNSSLRDMLARLNRKTKRFSKCSEMLRLSLVLFFNKALALSIYL